GAACACGAGCACCTGCGTCTCCGGCAGCAGCAGGCCGACGCCGGTCGGCGCCAGCAGCCACACGACCGGATACAGCGTCCAGACGATGACGGTGAGGTTCCGCAGCGTCGTGAACGACGACTCCTCGCGCGGCGTCGAGAACGTCGCCCGCTCGGGCAGTGTCTGCACCAGCAGCTGGACGAGCACGAGGTACGCGATCGTCCCCACGCCGAAGAAGACGTACTGGAGGAGCCCGGCCACCGCCGTCGCGGCGATCCCGGCGAGCACGACCACGACGTCGACGGCGACAAGCCGCCGGAGGACCCGCCGTCCGGGCCGCGAGAGCAGCCCGAGGTAGAGGACCATGAGCGGCGTCGTGAGCAGCCAGTCAACGTAGCGGACGATCTCGACGCTCTGGGAGCCGACCGCGATCGTCCCGTAGCCGAGCGCCATCAGCAGGTACGCCACGGCCGCGATGCCCGTCACGCCGAAGAGGACGGCGTTGAGTTCGCGGTGCTCGTCGGTCGTCACGAGGCGATAGCCCGTCGGGAGCGACCCCGCGGTCATCCCCGCGACGCCGATCCACAGCCACAGGCCGGTGGTGAACTCCATGCTCACTCACCCCCTCCGGTCTCCCACTCGCCGGGCCAGTCCGCGTCGCCCCGGCGCGTCGAATCCGGGGTGCCGCCGTCGGTGCGGTGCGAGTCCGGCGGCGTCCCGCCGTCGGCGCCGACGCGTCGGTCCGACCCGGGCGCCGCCGAGCCGGGAGTCCCGGTGCTGAGCCCTGTGCCGGCGTCGTC
This is a stretch of genomic DNA from Halobellus sp. MBLA0158. It encodes these proteins:
- a CDS encoding bacteriorhodopsin, whose protein sequence is MEFTTGLWLWIGVAGMTAGSLPTGYRLVTTDEHRELNAVLFGVTGIAAVAYLLMALGYGTIAVGSQSVEIVRYVDWLLTTPLMVLYLGLLSRPGRRVLRRLVAVDVVVVLAGIAATAVAGLLQYVFFGVGTIAYLVLVQLLVQTLPERATFSTPREESSFTTLRNLTVIVWTLYPVVWLLAPTGVGLLLPETQVLVFTYLDIVSKVGFVAVAIRGMTALSDARSDMSVTAD